Proteins from one Mycobacterium sp. HUMS_12744610 genomic window:
- a CDS encoding NAD(P)-dependent oxidoreductase, whose product MRVGFIGLGSQGGPMARRIVEGGHPTMLWARNPATLEQFADTAATVARSPAELGAACDLACLCVVGDADVYEVGCGENGLLASMKPGSVIAVHSTVHPDTCRELAKIAAAQGVSVVDAPVSGGGLAAAAGRLLVMAGGDAGVVERCRPVFETYADPVVYLGELGSGQTTKLLNNLLFTANLGTAATALSLARALGVDPDRLSEVVSRSSGNSFALNALGGIGGLERLAGVAGALLQKDVRLVVDLAGRAAGDAGAVLAAADATLALMGHPR is encoded by the coding sequence ATGAGGGTCGGATTCATCGGACTGGGCAGCCAGGGTGGGCCCATGGCACGCCGGATCGTCGAGGGCGGCCACCCGACGATGCTGTGGGCGCGCAATCCCGCGACGCTCGAGCAGTTCGCCGACACCGCGGCGACGGTGGCCAGATCACCGGCCGAGCTCGGCGCGGCCTGTGATCTGGCGTGCCTGTGCGTAGTGGGCGACGCCGACGTCTACGAGGTCGGCTGCGGCGAGAACGGCTTGCTGGCTTCGATGAAGCCGGGCAGCGTCATCGCGGTGCACAGCACCGTACACCCCGACACCTGCCGCGAGCTGGCGAAGATAGCCGCTGCGCAGGGGGTTTCGGTCGTCGACGCGCCGGTGAGCGGCGGCGGCCTTGCGGCGGCCGCGGGCCGGCTGCTGGTGATGGCCGGCGGTGACGCCGGCGTGGTCGAGCGCTGCCGCCCGGTTTTCGAAACCTATGCCGATCCGGTCGTCTACCTCGGCGAGTTGGGCTCTGGCCAGACCACCAAGCTGCTCAACAACCTGCTGTTTACCGCCAACCTCGGCACTGCGGCCACCGCCCTGTCGCTGGCCCGCGCGCTCGGTGTCGACCCCGACCGCCTCAGCGAGGTCGTCTCCCGCAGCAGCGGAAACAGCTTCGCGCTCAACGCACTCGGCGGCATCGGGGGCCTCGAACGACTCGCCGGTGTGGCCGGAGCGCTGCTGCAGAAGGACGTCCGGCTCGTCGTCGACCTCGCCGGCCGGGCCGCGGGAGACGCCGGGGCCGTGCTCGCCGCCGCGGACGCCACGCTGGCGCTGATGGGCCATCCCCGGTGA
- a CDS encoding aromatic ring-hydroxylating oxygenase subunit alpha: protein MSTDFVETTRPGAWVDATGALPDDHDLHPTRIPTDRYTSAEFQRREREAIWMRVWQIAGRVDDLPKAGDWKVYQVFDQSFIVVRGKDEKLRGFVNACRHRGNMLCSGTGNAKRGFLCQYHLWSYDLEGKMRGALRERENSVGPEAKDGNGLLPVSVDTFGGFIFLNPDPDAAPLADYLGPEVAELLAPYHLEQFTTVMDVREAIDCNWKVVMDAFNEGYHINGIHPQLLRVIQIDPAKSRYRFFERHSVAVAPFEVQAAGAQAQVDGIMDLPETFPSTAAVLPRFEQLVGEYRAADGSVDFPDGVNARKLLQQATRDTLTGMGLDVSGLTDAQMSDNQGWVLFPNFFMTVRAGECHVIMAFPHPDGDPNRCIWHVSSYMYLPDEHRDAFRASPIDVDEPGSYKYFEALQQDYEQMPRQQIGLRNGRLDHMSLVKEEVVIAYYHSVLDRYLAEGGK from the coding sequence ATGTCAACGGATTTCGTCGAAACCACGCGGCCCGGTGCGTGGGTGGACGCCACCGGCGCCCTGCCCGACGACCATGACCTCCATCCCACGCGGATTCCGACCGACCGTTACACGTCGGCCGAGTTCCAGCGGCGCGAGCGGGAAGCGATCTGGATGCGGGTGTGGCAGATCGCCGGGCGGGTCGACGACCTGCCCAAGGCCGGGGACTGGAAGGTCTACCAGGTCTTCGACCAGTCGTTCATCGTCGTCCGCGGCAAGGACGAGAAGCTGCGCGGCTTCGTCAACGCGTGCCGGCATCGCGGCAACATGCTGTGTAGCGGCACCGGGAACGCCAAGCGGGGGTTCCTGTGCCAGTACCACCTGTGGTCCTACGACCTCGAGGGCAAGATGCGGGGGGCGCTGCGGGAGCGGGAGAACTCCGTCGGTCCCGAAGCGAAGGATGGGAACGGGCTGCTGCCGGTGTCCGTCGACACCTTCGGCGGCTTCATCTTCCTCAATCCCGACCCGGATGCGGCGCCACTTGCCGACTACCTGGGCCCGGAGGTCGCGGAGCTGCTGGCGCCCTACCACCTCGAGCAATTCACCACCGTCATGGACGTCCGCGAGGCCATCGACTGCAACTGGAAGGTCGTCATGGACGCCTTCAACGAGGGCTACCACATCAACGGCATCCACCCGCAACTGCTGCGCGTCATCCAGATCGACCCCGCCAAGAGCCGCTACCGGTTCTTCGAGAGGCACAGCGTGGCCGTCGCGCCGTTCGAGGTGCAGGCCGCCGGCGCGCAGGCGCAGGTCGACGGCATCATGGATCTGCCCGAGACGTTCCCCTCGACGGCCGCCGTACTGCCCCGCTTCGAGCAACTCGTCGGCGAGTACCGCGCCGCCGACGGATCGGTGGACTTCCCGGACGGCGTCAACGCCCGCAAGCTGCTGCAGCAGGCCACCCGCGACACCCTGACCGGCATGGGCCTGGACGTCAGCGGGCTGACCGACGCGCAGATGAGCGACAACCAGGGCTGGGTGCTGTTCCCGAACTTCTTCATGACCGTCCGCGCCGGCGAATGCCACGTCATCATGGCGTTCCCGCACCCCGACGGCGACCCCAACCGCTGCATCTGGCACGTCAGCAGCTACATGTACCTGCCCGACGAGCACCGGGATGCCTTCCGCGCGAGCCCGATCGACGTCGACGAGCCGGGCAGCTACAAGTATTTCGAGGCGCTGCAACAGGATTACGAGCAGATGCCACGCCAGCAGATCGGCCTGCGCAACGGCAGGCTCGACCACATGTCCCTGGTCAAGGAGGAAGTCGTCATCGCCTACTACCACTCGGTCCTGGACCGCTACCTCGCGGAAGGCGGGAAATGA
- a CDS encoding carboxymuconolactone decarboxylase family protein, protein MTTPEQRLQPLPAEQWGDAEYAAFGALLGLPGDQVPRAGSGEPFDPLRFDIIGLLARHPKMARTFLTFNGFLLQRGELPARLRELVILRVAQTRRSAYEWGQHVRMAERHDITADDITRLAAGNEGFEGTDRLVLEAADEMLAKGHARWETWQALTDTLGEHAAMEFIFVVGVYVLSAMAFETWRLPPVPGSAPLPD, encoded by the coding sequence ATGACCACCCCCGAACAGCGCCTGCAACCGCTACCCGCCGAGCAGTGGGGCGACGCGGAATACGCCGCGTTCGGTGCCCTGCTCGGTCTGCCGGGCGACCAGGTGCCCAGGGCCGGCTCGGGGGAGCCCTTCGATCCGTTGCGGTTCGACATCATCGGGCTGCTGGCGCGCCACCCGAAGATGGCCCGCACGTTCTTGACGTTCAACGGGTTTCTGCTGCAACGGGGCGAATTGCCGGCACGGCTGCGCGAGCTGGTGATTCTCCGGGTGGCGCAGACCCGGCGGTCGGCCTACGAATGGGGACAGCACGTCAGAATGGCCGAGCGACATGACATTACCGCGGACGACATCACGCGTCTGGCCGCCGGTAACGAGGGCTTCGAGGGCACGGACCGCCTGGTGCTGGAGGCGGCCGACGAGATGCTCGCCAAGGGGCACGCACGGTGGGAGACCTGGCAGGCGTTGACCGATACCCTCGGCGAGCACGCCGCGATGGAGTTCATCTTCGTCGTCGGCGTCTACGTGCTCTCGGCGATGGCATTCGAGACCTGGCGGTTGCCGCCGGTGCCGGGCAGCGCGCCGCTGCCCGACTGA
- a CDS encoding NAD(P)-dependent oxidoreductase, whose amino-acid sequence MRVGFVGAGRMGRPMVARLVAAGHDVRAVGRGAEKRSDLETLGASAVADVTAAAAQADVVVLCVFTDEQVREVCLDSALPAAMAPGSALVVHTTASPRTMEAIVARADGVDVVDAPLSGGPHDIAVGGVTLFVGGPDDAVARVRPVLACYGDPVLHVGPCGAGQKVKLVNNALFAGHIGLLGESVRLGERIGLPEPVLLEALAHGSASSRVLSLVAARGSVAAFGEMVGEFVAKDVAVVRRVAGELGTGLGVLDDVITAIGIDRNGQSGSGALPGTGGNRQVSNAIAEST is encoded by the coding sequence GTGAGGGTCGGGTTCGTCGGTGCGGGCCGGATGGGGCGGCCCATGGTGGCCCGGCTCGTCGCTGCCGGTCACGACGTCCGGGCCGTGGGCCGCGGCGCCGAGAAGCGCAGCGATCTCGAGACACTCGGCGCCAGCGCGGTTGCGGATGTGACCGCAGCGGCCGCGCAGGCCGACGTCGTGGTGCTGTGCGTGTTCACCGACGAACAGGTGCGCGAGGTGTGCCTGGACAGCGCGCTGCCGGCGGCCATGGCGCCGGGCTCGGCGCTGGTGGTGCACACCACCGCGAGCCCGAGGACGATGGAGGCGATCGTCGCGCGCGCCGACGGCGTCGACGTCGTGGACGCCCCCCTCAGCGGCGGCCCGCACGACATCGCGGTTGGCGGGGTCACGCTGTTCGTGGGCGGTCCCGACGACGCGGTGGCACGGGTGCGACCGGTGCTGGCGTGCTACGGCGATCCGGTCCTGCACGTCGGACCCTGCGGCGCCGGACAGAAGGTGAAGCTGGTCAACAACGCGCTGTTCGCGGGGCACATTGGCCTGCTTGGGGAATCGGTTCGGTTGGGTGAGCGCATCGGCCTGCCGGAGCCGGTGCTGCTGGAAGCGCTGGCCCATGGCAGCGCGAGCAGCCGGGTGCTGAGCCTGGTCGCGGCGAGGGGCTCCGTGGCCGCATTCGGTGAGATGGTCGGCGAGTTCGTCGCCAAAGACGTGGCCGTGGTGCGCCGCGTAGCCGGGGAACTCGGCACCGGCCTCGGTGTGCTGGACGACGTCATCACGGCTATCGGCATCGACCGGAACGGTCAGTCGGGCAGCGGCGCGCTGCCCGGCACCGGCGGCAACCGCCAGGTCTCGAATGCCATCGCCGAGAGCACGTAG
- a CDS encoding alpha/beta hydrolase, with amino-acid sequence MNQAVRPRLVIVDGVPLSALVAEAESPKAVIVAIHGGGTTAMYFDCPGHPSSSLLRSGAAAGFTVVALDRPGYGSSAPYPEAMARPEQRVALAYGAVDRILGERPRGAGVFLMGHSGGCELAVRMGADERGAGLLGMELAGTGRQYHPEARDILKAATRERRPAGLRELLWHPEELYPPEVLNGATVSPTAPAYEEHMVADWVRRDFAALAPAVRIPVQFSIADHEKVWQNDDSAMDEIAALFSGAPRFTVHRQRGAGHNLSLGHTAADYHAKVLSFAHECVAAHSPNGGSG; translated from the coding sequence ATGAACCAGGCAGTGCGGCCGCGGCTCGTCATCGTCGACGGGGTGCCGCTGTCGGCGCTGGTCGCCGAGGCCGAGTCGCCCAAAGCCGTGATCGTGGCCATCCACGGCGGCGGCACCACGGCAATGTATTTCGACTGCCCGGGCCACCCGTCGTCGTCGTTGTTACGGTCCGGTGCGGCAGCGGGATTCACCGTCGTGGCGCTCGACCGGCCCGGCTACGGCAGCTCGGCGCCCTACCCCGAGGCGATGGCCCGGCCGGAGCAACGGGTCGCCCTCGCCTACGGGGCGGTGGATCGCATCCTGGGGGAACGGCCACGCGGCGCAGGGGTGTTCCTCATGGGTCACTCCGGTGGTTGCGAACTCGCGGTGCGGATGGGCGCCGACGAGCGCGGCGCGGGCTTGCTGGGCATGGAACTGGCCGGCACCGGCCGGCAGTACCACCCCGAGGCCCGCGACATCCTGAAAGCCGCGACGCGCGAACGCCGTCCGGCCGGGCTGCGCGAACTGCTGTGGCACCCGGAGGAGCTCTACCCGCCCGAGGTCCTGAACGGCGCCACGGTGTCGCCGACGGCACCGGCCTACGAGGAACACATGGTCGCGGACTGGGTCCGCCGCGACTTCGCCGCACTCGCCCCCGCCGTGCGCATCCCCGTGCAGTTCAGCATCGCCGATCACGAAAAGGTCTGGCAGAACGACGACTCGGCGATGGACGAGATCGCGGCCTTGTTCTCCGGGGCGCCACGGTTCACCGTCCACCGCCAGCGAGGCGCGGGGCACAACCTCAGCCTCGGCCACACCGCGGCGGACTACCACGCGAAAGTCCTCTCCTTCGCCCACGAATGCGTGGCCGCGCACTCGCCGAACGGGGGTTCCGGATGA
- a CDS encoding TetR/AcrR family transcriptional regulator — MAERWTRERRVEHTRTLLLDAAEELFARKGFSGAALEDIADTAGYTRGAIYAHFGGKEELFLALIERHRQRFLDGFADVISSAHSLEEVDVGELADRWRDLMSKDGTDQAALGHEFTLFLLRSPEARERVAAQRRETVRWLSDYLTEGVARLGGRLRVPAPTMARVLLATNEGITLASHLDGEDLYGAWLAMIISSIEPAAADGANIA; from the coding sequence ATGGCCGAACGGTGGACCCGGGAGAGACGCGTCGAGCACACCCGCACCCTGCTGCTCGATGCGGCCGAGGAACTGTTCGCGCGCAAGGGCTTCAGCGGCGCCGCCCTCGAGGACATCGCCGACACGGCGGGCTACACCCGGGGCGCCATCTACGCCCATTTCGGCGGCAAGGAGGAGTTGTTCCTCGCGCTCATCGAGCGCCATCGGCAGCGGTTCCTCGACGGCTTCGCCGACGTCATCTCGTCGGCCCACAGCCTCGAGGAAGTCGACGTGGGCGAGCTGGCGGACCGCTGGCGGGACCTGATGAGCAAAGACGGGACCGACCAGGCCGCGCTGGGGCACGAGTTCACCCTTTTCCTGCTGCGCAGCCCCGAGGCCCGCGAGCGGGTCGCCGCCCAGCGGCGCGAGACGGTCCGCTGGCTCAGCGACTACCTGACCGAGGGGGTGGCGCGCCTGGGCGGACGACTGCGCGTACCGGCGCCGACGATGGCGCGGGTGTTGCTGGCCACCAACGAGGGCATCACCCTGGCCAGCCATCTCGACGGCGAGGACCTCTACGGCGCCTGGCTGGCGATGATCATCTCGAGCATCGAACCCGCCGCTGCGGACGGCGCGAACATCGCCTGA
- a CDS encoding SDR family NAD(P)-dependent oxidoreductase, with the protein MPFEGTTAIVTGGASGLGLAIAEALVARGASVAIFDVQRDQLAAEVARLRAGGAKVSGHAVDVSDRGQVRAAVDEVRAELGPVLILVNNAGIEQFGKFAEITDDQWDAVMAVNLRGPFICSQEVLPDMTAAKWGRIVNISSSSAQGGQARMAAYVSSKAGLIGLTKSLALELGPKGITVNTVPPGMVVTPMLEKAIAEGRFTASLEHFASITPVRRAGRPEDIANAVTFLCADESSYITGQVIPVNGGRRT; encoded by the coding sequence ATGCCTTTCGAGGGAACCACCGCGATCGTCACCGGTGGCGCATCGGGCTTGGGCCTGGCGATCGCCGAGGCGCTCGTCGCGCGCGGCGCCAGCGTCGCGATCTTCGACGTCCAGCGCGACCAGTTGGCCGCCGAGGTGGCCCGCCTGCGCGCCGGGGGCGCCAAGGTCAGCGGCCACGCCGTCGACGTCTCCGACCGCGGCCAGGTCCGGGCCGCCGTGGACGAGGTGCGCGCCGAACTCGGTCCGGTGCTGATCCTGGTCAACAACGCCGGCATCGAACAGTTCGGCAAGTTCGCCGAGATCACCGACGACCAATGGGACGCCGTCATGGCCGTCAACCTGCGCGGGCCGTTCATCTGCAGCCAGGAGGTGCTGCCGGACATGACGGCCGCCAAATGGGGCCGCATCGTGAACATCTCGTCGTCGAGCGCGCAGGGTGGCCAGGCGCGCATGGCGGCCTATGTCAGCTCCAAGGCCGGGCTGATCGGCCTCACCAAGAGCCTGGCGCTCGAGCTGGGCCCCAAGGGCATCACCGTCAACACCGTGCCGCCCGGCATGGTGGTCACCCCGATGCTGGAAAAGGCCATCGCCGAGGGGCGGTTCACCGCCAGCCTCGAGCACTTCGCCTCCATCACGCCCGTGCGCCGGGCCGGCCGGCCCGAGGACATCGCCAACGCCGTAACCTTTCTGTGCGCCGACGAATCCTCTTACATCACCGGCCAAGTCATCCCCGTCAACGGAGGCCGCAGGACATGA
- a CDS encoding thiolase C-terminal domain-containing protein, which produces MGFHALTGRPLPLVTQDNEFFWTSGADGALRLQECRACASLIHPPAPVCRYCRSRDMGIRAVSGRATLAGFTVNHRFSLPGMPAPYVVAQVALVEDPRIRLTTNIVECDADGLELGQQLEVLFEQHEDVWLPLFRPVADAAPGPLPVDEIAPERFSEHVRPMLTAEKFEDKVALTGIGMSPIGRRLMEPPLSLTVQACEAAIADAGLTFADIDGLSTYPGGGNLGGFGEGGVTALEAALGIRPTWHNGGIETFGPGGSVIAAMLAVAGGLARHVLCFRTLWEATFNELMKQGKIAPSMGRMAGWMYPFGATSAAHTLAMNAQRHFHRYGTTKETLGWIALNQRANAELNPTAVYRSPMTMDDYLNARPITTPFGLYDCDVPCDGAIAVIVSAVDAARDLAKPPVLVEAVGTQIVERIDWDQSTLTHEPQVLGQAAHVWTRTSLRPSDVDVAELYDGFTMNCLSWIEALGFCGIGEAKDFLDGGKNIARDGQLPLNTHGGQLSHGRTHGMGLIHEAVTQLRGEAGDRQVADARVGVVSSGGLTPSGVLLLRSDT; this is translated from the coding sequence ATGGGGTTTCACGCGTTGACCGGCCGGCCCCTGCCGCTGGTCACGCAGGACAACGAGTTCTTCTGGACGTCGGGCGCCGACGGCGCGTTGCGGCTGCAGGAATGCCGGGCGTGCGCATCGCTGATCCACCCGCCGGCCCCGGTGTGCCGGTACTGCCGATCCCGTGACATGGGGATCCGGGCCGTCTCCGGCAGGGCGACGCTGGCCGGGTTCACGGTGAACCACCGGTTCAGCCTGCCCGGCATGCCGGCGCCGTACGTGGTCGCGCAGGTGGCCCTCGTCGAGGATCCGCGCATCCGGCTGACCACCAACATCGTCGAATGCGACGCCGACGGGCTCGAACTCGGCCAGCAGTTGGAGGTCCTCTTCGAGCAACACGAGGATGTGTGGCTTCCGCTGTTCCGACCGGTCGCCGACGCCGCGCCCGGCCCGCTGCCCGTCGACGAGATTGCGCCGGAACGCTTTTCCGAGCACGTCCGGCCCATGCTGACCGCGGAGAAGTTCGAGGACAAGGTCGCCCTAACCGGCATCGGCATGTCGCCGATCGGGCGCCGGTTGATGGAACCGCCGCTCTCGCTGACCGTGCAGGCCTGCGAGGCGGCCATCGCCGACGCGGGCTTGACGTTCGCCGACATCGACGGGTTGTCCACCTACCCCGGCGGCGGGAACCTCGGCGGATTCGGCGAGGGCGGGGTGACCGCGCTGGAGGCGGCGCTGGGCATCCGGCCGACCTGGCACAACGGCGGCATCGAGACGTTCGGGCCGGGCGGGTCGGTGATCGCCGCAATGCTCGCGGTCGCCGGCGGACTGGCGCGCCACGTGCTGTGCTTCCGGACGCTGTGGGAAGCGACGTTCAACGAGCTGATGAAACAGGGCAAGATCGCGCCGTCCATGGGACGCATGGCCGGCTGGATGTACCCGTTCGGCGCCACGTCGGCCGCGCACACACTGGCGATGAACGCGCAGCGGCACTTTCACCGTTACGGCACCACGAAAGAGACGCTGGGCTGGATCGCGCTGAACCAGCGAGCCAACGCCGAGCTGAACCCGACCGCCGTGTATCGGTCGCCGATGACGATGGACGACTACCTGAACGCGCGGCCCATCACCACGCCGTTCGGTTTGTACGACTGCGACGTGCCCTGCGACGGCGCGATCGCCGTCATCGTCTCCGCCGTCGACGCCGCCCGGGACCTGGCCAAGCCACCCGTCCTGGTGGAGGCCGTCGGAACGCAGATCGTCGAACGGATTGACTGGGACCAGAGCACGTTGACCCACGAACCGCAGGTCCTGGGCCAGGCCGCCCACGTGTGGACACGAACGTCGCTGCGGCCCAGCGATGTCGACGTCGCCGAACTCTACGACGGGTTCACCATGAACTGCCTGTCCTGGATCGAGGCGCTGGGCTTCTGCGGGATCGGTGAGGCCAAGGACTTCCTGGACGGCGGCAAGAACATCGCCCGCGACGGCCAGCTGCCCCTCAACACCCACGGCGGCCAGCTCTCGCACGGCCGCACCCACGGCATGGGACTCATCCACGAAGCGGTCACCCAACTGCGCGGCGAGGCCGGCGACCGGCAGGTCGCCGACGCCCGCGTCGGCGTGGTGAGCAGCGGCGGCCTCACCCCCAGCGGCGTGCTGCTGCTGCGGTCGGACACATGA
- a CDS encoding cytochrome P450 produces the protein MTKPQVVFDPFSEEYFNNPFDIYRRMREEAPLYYDEKEDFYALTRHEDVAAAFKDFETYSSARGCDLAMVRKGIPAELKSIIFMDPPEHRHMRSLLNKAFTPRAIQSQRETIIEVIDKYLGAADPDRFDVVQDFSGPFPVEVITRMAGVPEEYRQQVRHWIDTSLHREPGQIEVGEAGMQANIDTAMYYFTLVQERRENPQDDMISRLIAAEIPGEDGQLRKLDDIEICGFATLLGGAGAETVTKLMGNAAVIFAQHPDQWQKLQEDREKVPGAVEELLRYEGPVQYNVRWTLKEAHVSGGVIPAHKPVFLCGAAANRDPEAFTDADTFDIERDQTEAQHLGLGYGIHSCLGAALARLESRIALEKLLDFMPRYELDWDGLQRVHMQNVAGWQNVPVKVLR, from the coding sequence GTGACCAAGCCCCAGGTCGTCTTCGATCCGTTCTCCGAGGAGTACTTCAACAATCCGTTCGACATCTATCGACGGATGCGCGAGGAAGCGCCGCTGTACTACGACGAGAAAGAGGACTTCTACGCGTTGACCCGCCACGAGGACGTCGCGGCCGCGTTCAAGGACTTCGAGACCTACTCCTCGGCGCGGGGCTGCGACCTGGCGATGGTGCGCAAGGGCATCCCCGCCGAGCTGAAGTCGATCATCTTCATGGACCCGCCCGAGCACCGGCACATGCGCAGCCTGCTCAACAAGGCCTTCACCCCCAGGGCCATTCAGTCCCAGCGCGAGACGATCATCGAGGTCATCGACAAGTACCTGGGCGCGGCCGACCCCGACCGCTTCGACGTCGTGCAGGACTTCTCCGGGCCGTTCCCGGTGGAGGTCATCACCCGGATGGCCGGGGTTCCCGAGGAATACCGCCAGCAGGTGCGGCACTGGATCGACACCAGCCTGCACCGCGAACCCGGGCAGATCGAGGTCGGCGAAGCCGGCATGCAGGCCAACATCGACACCGCGATGTACTACTTCACCCTGGTGCAGGAGCGGCGCGAGAACCCGCAGGACGACATGATCAGCCGGCTGATCGCCGCCGAGATCCCCGGCGAGGACGGTCAGCTGCGCAAGCTCGACGACATCGAGATCTGCGGTTTCGCAACGCTTCTGGGCGGCGCCGGCGCCGAGACCGTCACCAAGCTGATGGGCAACGCGGCGGTGATCTTCGCCCAGCACCCCGACCAGTGGCAGAAGCTGCAGGAGGACCGCGAGAAGGTCCCCGGCGCCGTGGAGGAGTTGCTGCGCTACGAGGGACCGGTGCAGTACAACGTGCGCTGGACGCTCAAGGAGGCGCACGTCAGCGGCGGCGTGATCCCGGCGCACAAGCCCGTGTTCCTGTGCGGTGCCGCGGCCAACCGCGACCCGGAGGCCTTCACCGACGCCGACACGTTCGACATCGAGCGCGACCAGACCGAGGCGCAGCACCTCGGCCTGGGATACGGGATTCACAGTTGCCTCGGCGCGGCGCTGGCCCGCCTGGAGAGCAGGATCGCGCTGGAGAAGCTGCTCGACTTCATGCCCCGCTACGAGCTGGACTGGGACGGCCTGCAGCGCGTCCACATGCAGAATGTCGCGGGGTGGCAGAACGTACCCGTCAAGGTGCTGCGCTGA